A stretch of DNA from Scleropages formosus chromosome 13, fSclFor1.1, whole genome shotgun sequence:
TGTGAGAGCTCCCATCAGTCTGCTGGACCTGCCCTCCCTTCAGCCCCATGGGGGGGACATAGAGTGAAAGGTGCCCCTGACCCATGGACAATGGTGGGGCACTTTCACCACCACAGGCACAGCAGTGAGAAACAATGAGAAGTCCCATGGGACTGGGTGGGCCAGATGGAACACACCTGAGCACGGTCTTGACCTGAACGGAAGGTGTGGACATTCTCTAGTTTCTGTAAGAGCTGTCCCTTGGCCAATTCAAGTCACTGTCCTGGAACAAGTACATTATGAAGAGAGGTGAAAACAGACTGCTCAGGTTTCCCATTAGATCTTTGACGTGACTCACAGACCAGTCATTAACCATCCTGCTCACGGTAGCATCTGCTGCACGCTGTCCATTGTGTATTTGATGGGTCTTAAATCTCACACTCATTATTGGTTCATACAGATGATCAAGGTCCACTATAGGAGACAGGAATCATTTTTTACACAACTGGAAGAGATCCAGAAAGGCAAGAAAATGTCCAGAAAGTTGATTTTTAGGCAGTCCGGTCCAAGCATTGTCCACCATGAAAGCAGTCCAGCACCTTCAGGTCTAGCCCTCCTGCCTCCACTGTTTGTCCTAGGTACTAGTTagtgacacaaaacaaaaaatctctACCACGGACAAAGTCAGACTGGGTGTGACACATGGACGCTGTTAGGGGGTTCCGGTACTTCAAGGAGGAAACAGGGAGAGGTGCGTGGTGAAGGAGGAAGATTACAGCAGcaagcagcagctgctctcTGTGCTCTTGTCTCGGTTCCTCTGCCctgaaaacagaaagcaaacagGTCAAAAGCAGGAAGAAACTCTGGACCACTTGTGTCCAGCCAACTACCAGCAAGTCCCATTTCCCTCACCATTGGAATTGGGCTCTGGTAGGGTCTCCCTGGCAACTAGATGCATGACGGTAGTCCTCCCTGGAGGCAGCTTGAGTGCTGTTGGGAAAGAACATGCGGTAAAGGAAGAACCACACAAATTTCAACAGTTATTAGTGTGTCTCTGTAACAGCATGCAGGGTGTGACCATGCGTCATGCTATAGAATGGCAGGAAGCGCCCCACCTCTAAGTGTGACATTCCCATGCAGAAACCTGCCCTGGAAGATGAGCCGCAGGATGCTGGGGCTGCTCACTCGTTCCTCCTCCCagtctggggagggggggcagagCAAAAGATTCAAGACAGCAGATTCTCAGACACACAACCCAACACTGATAAAACTCATGACATATGGAAGACACCTGAATCCTTTACACACTGTAAAACATATGTAAATATGACTATTAGGAGTCAagtcaaagaaagaaagaagaaaaggaaaaaaacgcAGCTTGAGGACATTTCAGAAACATAGAAAGCTACAGCACTTAGATGTGCTTAACAGCCCAACAATTTTTCTGCACATGTATACTTTAGAGAGCTTTCAGCCAAGCACAAAACCCAAGATGTTCCACAAAGAGCAGATAGGAAGCTTCCTCTTGTTCCAAGGCTGGTAACAAGCAACTTCACTGAGGAAACTGAACACACTGTGGTTACCTGCTCATTAGCACCTCTGGACCTCCCCCCAAAACAGACCTGCTTGCACTAACTCACCTACTGGCCAGTTGTCAAACACATGCTTTGCAATATCGTTGGCCGAGTCATCAGGAGAAAACATGAAGTCTTTAGTCTTCCCACTGACCAGAATCAGCCGTAGGCTCACCTGAAGGAGTAAAGGGATGGCAAGAGTGTTATAGACCACGCAGAAACCACAGACAGTACAGCTCTGGCACCAGCCAACTCAGGTCCTCCGCACAGATTTCCCCAGCAGCCTTGCCTTTCCCCAACACTGAGGTCAAGAAAACCAGATTTGTCAGAGAGGGATGTACTTGGCTCCACAGATTGAAATGGAATGAGAACCTGAACCGCATTCACCTGAGAAAAACAAGActcaaaagacaaaaacattcaaCCTTAGCACAGAGGTCAGATGTATCCTTCAGCACGCAATCTGCACTATCCAGAGAAAATTCAGATAAAGTCACCACCCCCTCCATTTCTAAAGGTGTTCAATACTCTAGACGTGAAGGTGCAGGTCTGAGAAGATCCAGTCTGCTAAGTGTCTGCATCACTCCTTCGTCCCTCCCGCCCACTCCCTGGAGACAAGCCACCCAGCAGGGGACACGCGACGCTTGCACTCGTCTGCCTCGGAGGAGTCTGGGGCATGGGGCCTGTAGCCAGACAGCCGTGGGCACTGCCAATTAAATATACATGGCGCAGGCCTatcgtgggggtggggggggtggaacCATTATGCTACACTTGTCTTCACCCCACTGCCCAGTGAAGCCTTTCTCCCTCCAGGAGTACGGTACTGTGTTCTCCATCTGACATGCCAATTATCCAAGAAGTCCCACCACTGTCTGAGCCAGCAGGGAACACTGACTGTTTAAAGAGGACCTGGGAGATCTCAGAAATTCATGCATTTGTGCTTCTAGAAAAGGtaggaggggggagagagagggggggaaaaaaaaaaaaaaaaaaaaaaaaaccttctgctGTATCTCAGTGAGCAATCACAGAATGTGTTGTATTTTGAAATGATCATGCCGTTACCAAGCCTCACTTCTCCTGCAAGAGTGAAACCAGGACACCTTCTAGCATCTTGTCTCCGTGAAGTTATTCATCTCAACCTCTATTGTTGAAGTTGTTCAGACAAAAAGAACCTCTGACACAGCACTTGGGCTGAACTTCTCATGCAGAATTCCCCCTGCTTCCCTACCACCCTGGGAGAACATCCATTCATCATCAGTAACTGCCTGAGCATGAGGCAAAGCACACTTtacacaggacaccagtccatcacagtacAATctagagccaccagttcacatgaaacatcttcggactgtgggagaaaatctCAACGAACATAAAAATTCCAgacagactgagttggatttgGACCCCCCCGTCCAAAACTATagcccaggagctctgaggcaccagtactacctCAGCACCCTCCACAAGAACatgaaatacaaacatttcttGATTTGGAACTTTCAATACCTGCAGCTGGCCGAGTGCCACATTTAGCGTAGACAAGGCCTCTTTCCTTCAGATTACACCACCTCCCGACTATCCCAAAAGACAAACACCTTCAGCAGAAATATTACTCATTGCTCCTCACCTTATGTTAAAGGTGAAGAGGCTTTTCCCTTCCATGGGTTTCCGTGGCATCAGACTCTGTACAGGCTGGCAGGATCTGAATTACCTCCTTGACAGACATGCACAGAAGGCAGAGTACTCAGATCTTGAGTCATCCAAACCAAAAGACTCAAAAGCCAGACACTGGCAGCAACAGACACAGAACACATCTCACACAACTAACAAATGTTCAAGCGCAGATGCAACGCTTCGTTCCTACTTGTATCAAATGCTGCTTACTTATTTACTTTGAGCTCGCTATATGACTAGATGTTTACCAAATGCTGGAAAAATTTATAAACTGGAGGCTCCCTGGTCACAAGTCCAGTTGGTTAATCACTAAACCACCCAATCCTTTCAGTCAATGTAATATTGACTTTATTGCACAGCAACCCTACTTTTCTGGGTAAAAGTGTAGAAAGCTAATCTGAGTGTAAAAGCAACTGTAGTACACAAAACAGGAAATCATAACATTACAACTGACTAAAGAGAAGTGAAAAAGGGAAGTGCTTGTCAACACTACTGGAGCATGCAGGTCTGTTGGgctcaggagcagcagcagcagaagtcCAAACCCAAACCTATGGCTTGTCACATGATTAGCTTGTATATGTTCAGACTTTTTGCACCTGGACCACTAGTGTAGTCACTGAGTTGTATAGATGCCATCTGCACCTCtggacctctgacctctgcttcACTTGCTTGTGTCAGTCAAGGAGAATAATACTGTGCAATGTCAGAAAAGAAGTATGCAGTTCATTCCCTTTGTCTGTGATTAGATGACATCCCAGTCATCTCATCACAGACAAAGGAGCCTATCTATACAGACAAGCAACACAGAAATTCAGCAGATGTACAGCTCTCAGTACCAGAGGTGGCTAAAGTGCCAAATTAGTACGTTTTAACTATCTACTGTTGGTCACCCACTTCTGCTTTAACCTTGAATATAGATTTTCAAAGTCATTTAGCCGTGTCAGcagatggaaaaacaaagaaaccgTTCCAAGTTCTGATAAGAGTCAGTAAAGCAAACAGTGTAAACACTGCAAACACCCTTGGAAAACAGCTGGGCAGGACTAACAGTAAAGTGGGTTACTGCCTGCACCTCAGCTCTATGCTCTGCAAGTAGACAACAAAGAGGCTGGGGGGTGTGACGTCAGCACAGAGTGCGTTTACCAACATGTGGCACCCCTGCCCTACTACCTCCTCCCTTCCCCAAGCCCATCGCTCTCTCCTGCTGGATTGAAGGCTCCACACATGGACCATTGGGTACAACACCATGGATGAGCAATGCCCCGAGTCATCTAACCAGCACAAAGAAAATCTGCCCCATAGCCCCAGCAACAAGGACCAAACCCTGGCAGAGGTCCCCCTCAGAAGCTTCCTTTCCAACACCCCCCCCATCTAATTTCCTGCAAATCTGGTTGTATTTCAGTATGAAAGAGGACAAATATGAATTTCAATAagtgctcccccccccaaaacaggTCTGTCTAGGTGAAGTTTAACTATACATTCACAATCAATAAAGGACTGTCACCTGACATACCAAAACATGGTCATAACATCAGACCATCTTTCTCAAAAACAAAGCCATCAGGCAGAACACCAAAAAGAAATCCTTCCCATCCATTGTGAAATAGTGCAAGATTTCTTGAAGACAGTAATAACAGCACTTCACCACAACCAATCCCCTCCCCTCTTCTCCACCCATAGGCAGACACCCCCAGGGGCATTAACCCCCACTGAAAGGGTAGTGCATATCCAGGCAGACTAAATTAACCCAGGGGCATATAACAAGATTATAGAGGGGGGGGCCTGTGCTTTTATAACTGAAAATTTGGGTCAATGAAAATTATGAAgattatggggggggggggggggttgataTAGACAGATGGTGCGAGAACCAGCATTGTGTTTGTTTAGTTTAATTCAACCAACCCCCACAATCCAGTCGGCAAATCCCTCAATCCCACGCATTCACACTTGTTCCTTCCGCGCCACATAAcataacatacatacatacatacaacacTCATGATCACCAACATCACACAGTCGTAACTACGTAACGCACGCAAACACAGGTCAGGACTCACCGCTCCCGGCTCCCTCTGGGGGGTCATGATGTTTCAGGCGCGAGCGGCTCGAGTCTCTCGTGTCTCGCGGGGCTCGAGCTCAGATGAGGCGCAGAGACACCGGACGCACAGACACCCGCCACATCCCACAACTCGAACCACCTCACCTGGCTGGTGGTGGTACCTCGATTCGAGGCAGCACCTCGCTCCAATGAATGTTTAAGCACAGCTAAAATCTCGCAGGAATAAGAGTCCAGCGAATATATTAACAGATATAATATATGCCTGGATGAGGgcaaaattataattaatgttaGGTAACTGGGGGGAGCGAACCGAACCGCGAACGCAAACATACACACGACGACGGCCGACGAAATTATTTTCCCCACACCAAGACTGcttaaaacaaagctaaaacgGGAAAATAACGATATAAAAGCCGATATTTAAAACTATACAAATTACAGTACAACGCCACGTAGCTACCGTTCGAAACGATTTTTCTTCGCGTCAAAAACAGCACCACAGAATAATCAACACTGACGGCCGTGTACTTAGCTCAGAACACCGGAAATCAGATGGTCTCAATTCCGGAAGTGTGAAAGATACAGGAGACGCTGGGAGCTGAAGTTTTCTTACTAACAACGCCTATTGTGGTTGCTCAGTTGTCCAAAAGAAGAGTTGCTTAGCACCAGTGGTTTacaatgcaattaaataaaacgATTGGTatttattcaaaattttatGAGTTGAAACAGTAAAGCTCTATTGTGCTGCTATTTTGTTAAACAAGAACAATTTGACAGTTTACTGCCTACTTCTCCCATAAATTCCTGTGGTAGTAGTTTAAAGCCTAAAAATCAGCACATGACGTAACAGATTTCTCCCATATGTATACCCTGTTAGCTATAAActattcaattaaaaaaatcctaatggagccataataataataatgattgtgTGTGCAGTCATACAAAATGATCTCGTCACACAAGAGGAAAATGATACAAATTTATCCTTCCGTCACTGTCACATGGAAGAAGAGGTGATTAACAAGTGAATTGTCACACCCAGTTACTAACAAAATTGGTTACCATACATCCACGAGTTTAAAGGATACATTcagtatgtaaaaaaaactacaatgaTACTTTTCatgtgaatttttcatttttattagaaaataacAAACAGTAATATtagacaaacattttaaaaagcgaCAATTACAAAAAGAGTAATATTCATTAAGTGAATAACAATACTTCATTATGGTAAAAATGGTCAGtcataactttttcttttttttccagtaaatatttcagtaacatCATTCATACATAGAGAAAATGAATTCAGAAAACAGGATGACGCATGTAAACAAGACCCTTTATGTGCTGTGAATTCCACTAAGGCTACAGCACTATGATAATAAAGGATTTTGCATTGCTTCTCATACATATAAGTGCTTCTGTTCTCTGCAGTTAAAACATTTCTCTAAATCTTTtgaataaacaagaaaataacaCTATCATAAACATGCATTTGCTGCAGATGAAATGCTTTGTatatttcaatggaaaaaaaaaagcataactgTACAAAATGTATGTACATTCACAAATTTGGGCCAGAAACATCAGCTACAAAATGTATAGGAggaacagtgaaataaataacaGGGAGCTTTAGGAAGAATGGATGCAGGATGACCGCAACTGTCTCAAGTCACCGGCACGTAAAGGCCAAACAGCTCTAAAAACGGATGTTCGTAACACGCAGTCTTCGGCACAACCAGGAGTAAACCTCCAAAAACGGTGTGGAAACATGCCAAAGAAGTAACTGCATGGAATTAATCTCATGTGTATAATGTAGGCTGACAGGTGACTGGACAAACCAATGGATGATGGAAATCCACTCCCTATTCAGTCCACATCGAGACCTTCTTAAATCCAGTCGATCCCATCCAGTTCCAACTAATCCCAGCCTCTCCCTCCGAGCTCAAGGAACACCTGGAACCGTCCAGGTAGACCGTAAAGACACACTAATCTAaagtcaaaaatgttttaaactggAACCAGTTGCAATGATGATGCAGCACAGggattaatttgaaaaaaaaaaaagcagagtagAGAGTACGAGCAGGGACGAGGCACAAATTCACAAGCAAAGCTCCCGTGGTGAATCTCAGAATTTCATAACTCTACCGGTTACACTTCAGCAGCTGAAAGCACTAGCAAACATGTCAACAGCAACAGTTTGCAAAacaacttacacacacacacacattgtctgaaaccgctgtcccaagcgggggtcgcggcaacacgggacgtaaggctggagggggaggggacacacccaggacgggacgccagtccattgcaaggcagcccaagcgggactcgaaccccagacccaccagagagcgggaccccgccaaacctgctgcgccaccgcgcccccctcaaaaCAACTTAAGactacatatataaaaaaaaaaaaaatgtacataatcaGTTAATACtatgaattaaacaaaaaatatttttatacagcgTCACTTTTCGATACAGAAATATTGTTCAGCACAACACTGTCTTAAAATGTTACAACAGAGCCCCCGAATGCCTGCTCCAGTGTTTAACCTGGCTGTTTACATTGGAGAAGATGAAAGTCACAGCCTTTTATCATAGTAAGAGCTCTAATGCTGGACATACGCCtttgattaatttcatttttaattgactGCATCAGGACCGTACAACTATAGTCCACAATGACAGGCGGCCTACAAACTTACGCGATGCCTCTTAATTAGTGTCTGGTTCCTACAGTTAAGCGCTAAGACTGAAGATCAGTGGCCATCCAGGACTGGAGCCGTGCATCcgcaaaataaaaagtaaacgtGCATATAAGCCAACAACAGCGCAAAGTTATCAGCCCATAATACACGTCTTCAGATCAAAACTTCCATGATGGATTGTGAGAGAGTCCCATTTTGAGCAAAGCCAAAAGTCTCTGCCTCTGTCTGCCTTTTCCATACCTATATATGTGTTCATCTTGGAGAAAATATGCTTCAAGGTATCTGCTGTATATAAATAAAGACACGCTTGTATCTACACACACTCAAAAATAGTGACTTTTAAAGCTTTATCTCTCAGGAAACGAGAACACTTAATGGCTCATGATTGTCAAGTTCTGGATACATCCGTGGGGAAGGgaatacccacaatgcactctGCCTCCTGGACCTCCCTAACCCCATCACCTCTTTTCCAATCTAGGGTACTATATGGGTGGGTAGGGTACACGGTACTGGCTCCAACACTGTACAAGGTGCTTCAAAGGCTCGAGTACCAAGCGATGTGGGGGTAGGGTAATGGGGGGTAAATACCGCAAGGTCCACAAGAAGGGCTGGATCCTTACGAGAGGGATGGAAACGACTACGTTTGGTCTCGATCGCATCTTTGGCTTCGCCCCACCAGCGCTCGGCATGGTACAGTCCAGCCCCCAGCGTACATCTGATGGCGTGCTTAAAAGAGTTGGGCGCCCTTCTCTGCAAGTGTGTTAGTGCAAACCCCTTGCAAACACAgaggacaaagaaaaaataatgaggaCGTTGGTAATAAATAACACTTGGCGAACGTTCACCACTGCAGCCGGGCTATGTGGAAACGCGGACGTGTGAATCCAGTGACGAAGTCCATTTAGTCATCCCGATGGACCCAGCTGAGCTCTGCAGTCCCGCCACAGGATGGGATGTGTACTGGTTGATTCATGAGAAGACAGGTCAGTGATGGTGGGGGTAGTTCGGGTGGGGATTCTGTCAGGGGACGACCACTTCCGCCTCGCTCTCTGAGCCTGCCCGGTACGTGGGGCCCTTCCCTGGAAGCTCGCCATTTTCGGAAGGCTTCTTGATGCCTTCTGAACTGTTCCTGATGCCATAGCCGAAGTATATCAGGAACCCTGGAGGGAGGTCAAAACCAGTCGGTTATTTGTAATCAATATTATGTTACTGAATTATCCCTTTTAGGTCCCACGTTATCTATTTACTTGTCCAATTCAGGGGTTCCGTGGTCCCAGCAGTATAGGGTGTGAGggagggaacaccctggatgggacaccagtctgttgcagggcaatcaatcaatcaatcaatcaatcaatcaatcaatcactcactcactcactcactcactcactcactcactcactcactcacgcacagcgagtagtgctgctgtctcacagcacctgggtggtgcgagaggctgtgggtttgatccccaatcagtctgtgtggagtttgcatattctccctgtgtctgcatgagtttcctctgggtgctctggtttcctcccacactccaaagacatgctgtttaggttcccccatagtgtgtgagtgacagagagtgtgtgtgtgtgtgttccactgatgtatggatgagtgacccagtgtaagtagtgtatctagcagcgtaaattaccttggtgaataaggtgtgtgggctcataacactacatagagttcattggaagtcactttggagaaaagtgtctgctaaataagtaaatgtaaccctctgtcacacacaaacccaggtaaacatgcaaatgagctgtgagggactggtgctatggctgtgccaccatgctgctctttCCTGTATTACTTTTCACTAAAGATCCTGGTGAAAATGCCTACAACCTAGATGCTTATATTCTGGAGTGAAACAACGAGGAACACAAGGTACAAGGTCGTAGTGGTCAAGCTGCTGCCCTTGCATGTCCAACACCCAGGATTGGAGTTCATCCGGTCTCACACTCACCGACGCCCATCCAGACAGCGAAGCGGCACCACGTGGCCAAATCCAGCTGCATCATCAGGTAGAGGTTGACAAAGATGCTGACCACCGGCAGCACAGGAAGCAGGGGCAcctggggggtgggagggggagtgTCATTAAAAAGCTCTCGCCACGAATTACAGGGTTAGGGGGTAAAAGGTGACACTTAGGTTAAAACACTTGGGAACGGAACGCCTGCCGAGCTTTTAGTccgtgtggtgtgtttgtatttatttacatattgttattataattatttattatttatttaggacTTAGTTTTAGTAGTGACGTTTATTATGTATGTGGTTGTTTATGAATTTgtcttaattgtttttatttggagtATTTGGTTAATTGTATTGGTATTGTTtttaggggggcatggtggcgcagtgggtttgcctgggtcctcctctgcagtgggtctggggttcgagtcccgcttggagtgccttgctatggaccggcgtcctgtcctgggtgtgtcccctccagcctcggactctgtgttgccaggttaggctcaggtttgctgcgaccccgctttgcacgagtggtttcagccactgtgtgtgtttgtttcagtatTGGCGTACTAGTTTTGATGATTGATTGAATTAAGATTTTAAATGACACAACCGATGAATGGGGAAGCTTTATGAGCCGTGCTGGACGGCGTGCGGTACGAGACACTTTCAGTATTCTGGTAATCCGTGCTGATCcgttgagggaaaaaaaaagagaagagaggtGCTACCCGACAGGTATGGACACCTCGCGGAAGAAGCGTACCTTGAAGGTGAGCTCATCCTTGCTCTGCGGCTGCCTCCAGATGATGAGCAGGCAGAGCACGGAGAGCAGCCCCAAGACCACGGACGTGCTGAGCCACGCCGGCTGGGTCCTCACGTCACACAGAGCCAGCACCATGCAGAGCAGGGTGAAGAGCACAGCTGCAGGGGGCGACAGAGGACCGTTAGCGCCAGGAGacgtcgccatggcaacagcttGCGGCACACAGCGAGCTTCAACTCCGCGAGCGTGCGCGTACATATTTATGCATGTGCGGACGTTGCCGGCACATACGGAGGAGCTCATTAGTGACAAAGTGATGTTCGCTTCTTCTCAGGTTTGACTGGCGTGATCCAGTTTTCTAGAGAAACTCATCGTCACATGCTGATGAGGCGTCACGACTTCCTGTTCAACACTATTAATATTCTAATCTAATATTTTAGAGAATGATTGAGTCTGGATCTACTGTGTCTGAACACAGCAGTGCGGTGCTTGTGTTCACTGGTCGCCACCGGAAAGGGAGAAACGACTCGTTTATCATTGCAGGGGTTGTTTGCCACTTGGGGGTAAATGCAGGCAGGGCTGGAGATGACGGGGGACTCACAGATGACGGCAGTGGCCACGTAGACGATGAGGCCCGAGGTCTGAGTGGGCGAGCTCGAGGCGGGCATGAGAAGGAGGCGCGCTGCGAAGCGTCCTTCGCCGTCTCCACTGTCTCCACTTTCTCCGCTGTCCTTACTGTCACCGTCTGCAATGTCCGTCTTCTCCAGCTCCGTCATCTTTCCGCTGGAGCCGGATGGGCCCAGGCTGCCTGGCTGGTACCTGTCCACACCCACAGAGGATCATctttcaataatttttaaaagtaattcattttcctcaatttatctatccatccattatcaaaaactgcttgtccaatgcatggtcacggtggtccggagcctatccggaaAGAACAGTGCATAATTCAGG
This window harbors:
- the ubl3b gene encoding ubiquitin-like protein 3b, with amino-acid sequence MTPQREPGAVSLRLILVSGKTKDFMFSPDDSANDIAKHVFDNWPVDWEEERVSSPSILRLIFQGRFLHGNVTLRALKLPPGRTTVMHLVARETLPEPNSNGQRNRDKSTESSCCLLL